One Salvelinus fontinalis isolate EN_2023a chromosome 11, ASM2944872v1, whole genome shotgun sequence DNA window includes the following coding sequences:
- the LOC129864911 gene encoding interferon gamma 1-like has translation MDVLSRAVMCFCLMGWMTLGWSNAAQYTSNTMKSNIDKLKGHYTISKDQLFNGNPVFPKDTFEDSERRVLMSVVLDVYLSIFSQMLNQTGDQEVRDSLNYVKGKIQHLQKHYFLGRIPELRTHLQNLWAVKTSDPTVQGKALSQFITIYEKASKLALKFHLKKDNRRKRRQAQRLKSSIM, from the exons ATGGATGTGTTATCAAGGGCTGTGATGTGTTTCTGCTTGATGGGCTGGATGACTTTAGGATGGAGTAATGCTGCTCAGTACACATCAAATACCATGAAGAGCAACATAGACAAACTGAAAGGCCACTAT ACGATCTCCAAGGACCAGCTGTTCAACGGGAACCCTGTTTTCCCCAAGGACACGTTTGAG gacAGTGAGCGGAGGGTGCTGATGAGTGTGGTTCTGGACGTGTATCTGAGTATCTTCAGCCAGATGCTGAACCAGACGGGGGACCAGGAAGTGAGGGACAGTCTGAATTATGTCAAGGGGAAAATTCAGCATCTCCAGAAACACTATTTCCTGGGGAGGATACCTGAGCTGAGGACACACCTGCAGAATCTGTGGGCCGTCAAG ACCAGTGACCCCACAGTCCAGGGGAAGGCTCTGTCCCAGTTCATTACCATCTACGAGAAAGCCTCCAAACTGGCCCTGAAGTTCCATCTGAAGAAGGACAATCGCAGGAAGAGACGGCAAGCCCAGAGGCTCAAATCAAGCATCATGTAG